Within Vicia villosa cultivar HV-30 ecotype Madison, WI linkage group LG1, Vvil1.0, whole genome shotgun sequence, the genomic segment accaaagaactacgactagcctagctttccgctgtgaatgcatattctgtatgaattgtaattaaatgtttaggtgttatttggaatgaccaggtgtattgtatattgtggataaatgctgtcggtttttaaaagctttttgtttttgaaaacgtcgatgtgacgcccttttgaattatatgcatgcttattctctaattatatgcttatttattttggggtataaaaggggtgttacacaacgaaggtggttggaattgttgaaggactatgatttcggtttgaattatcatccaggaaaagctaatgttgtggccgatgctttaagccgaaagactttgcatatgtcggcaatgatggttaaggtATTGGAATTGGTTAAGCAATtccgagatatgagtttggtctGTGAGGTGACACCTAAGAGTGTTAGGTTGGGTATGCTGAAGATTAATAATGACTTTCTGGATAGTATCAAAGAAGCTCAGAAGTTAGATGTGAAGTTGGTAGATTCGATGGTTGGAATCGATCAATATGAGAATAATGACTTTAAGTTGGATGCGCAAGGTGTGTTGAGATTTCGTAATCAAATTTGTATTCTCGATGATATGGATATTAAGAGAGCGATTCTTGAAGAAGGTCACAGAagtaatttgagtattcatccaggagctactaaaatgtaccgagatttgaagaatttgttttggtggcctggaatgaagcgagATATTGCGttgtttgtgtatgcatgtttgacttgtcagaagtcaaaggttgaacattaGAAGCCTGCAGGGTTAATGCAACCATTGgaagttccagaatggaaatgggatagcattttgATGGACTTTGTGACGGGTTTACCTAATACTTCaagaggacatgattcgatttgggtgatcgttgataggcttacgaagttgGCTcattttattcctattaacatcacttatccagtTTCAAATTTGGCGGAGATTTATACTAATGTGATTGTTAagctgcatggtgttcctttgtgtattgttttggATAAAGATCTGAGGTTTACTTctgatttttgaaattttttgcaaGGAGCACTCGGTTCTAAGtggaggttgagttcggcgtatcatcctcagacagatggtcatacggagaggactattcagtcattggagggtttgttgagatcttgtgttcttgagcagggaggttcgtgggatacttatcttccattgatcgagttcacttacaacaatagttatcattctaGTATTAGAATGGCGCCTTTCAAAgcattgtatggtcggaggtgtaggactctgttgtgttggcatgaatctggaGAGAGTGTAGTagttggaccagagattgttcgaGAGAATACTGAGAAGTTGAAGTTGATTcgagagaagatgaagacttctcagagtagactgaaaagttaccatgataagCGAATGAAAGATATGGAATTTTAGGCtggtgatcatgtgtttttgagagtcaCGTCTGTGACCGGTTCTtgaggcggtaaagcggcaagcaacaaaatatttggaaatatttatccgagaattatcgtgtccacagagattggttgagaaaaactgGCGTTCGACTAtttcgcgttctaagtttcatgattgggtgcaaaaaggtaaatgcgggaaaagtaaataaaagcaaataaacaatttcaatagtctaagagaaatagttatggaattgcatttcgttctacccgtcgaatacttaaatctgaagatcttatcgcaacacactcacaatacgcatcaaaatcaccgggcatcattcgagatgccacatcaatgtccatgtctgaaacaccgactaaagctcaaccgtactattcacatcagcaatgtctcaaccgacacaaacaacacggaggcattaaactcgatacccattaaGATTATTAGCCCTAAATCTATTTCTATAATTCAGAAACtaatagttatcattcctaatcaagatctatgatgtccatttctgcaacaacacaaatccagagcatttaagcaaaaagatcaagaacaacaacaatgatgatttgtaaactgaatatataaacgatcccaagatcaacaaatgtacatacagtaagagtagaaatatacatacaaatcccaccattggaatgaaacatagggaagaaagaagatgaatcGGAAACTCTCACCGTGTCAAGgcaatcgagacaaatccatagccaatccacatgatgtagcaACCAATgatgtttcctaagcctctaaactatcaaaaatggatcagagctcttCCGTGGGTGAAATTAGTGACAACCAACTCAACTCACGGCGGCTAAATCTTCACTTACTAGTATCACCTActcgttaccaatataaaggcaacggagaaaacaagcaaagggtgagatatcaaactatataaataaagTCATGATAAAAAGTATATTACGGTTCgagttataatatatatatatatatatatatatatatatatatatatatatatctcaagtctcaatttcaatcacaaacgattcaaattcaaaatcatattATCGCACATAACGTCGCAACAAAATAAATGAATGAGACACGACAAATGCATCATGCATgttgtaactcggtgggagaactgacttttattttgcaaacaatgttgcggtgagcaagagttgccaccgacttttattttatccaattaggaaaggctaaaagaacaggaaagaccttttttgaaagagatttagtttggggggtaggttatacaaagggaaggtatgagCATCCTTTGtttccatggttatccatgggctcttaattgcttagctcactttttgtttgatttgtttgaaaagtgtcgtgtgtgtttagagaAGATCTTgaaaaaggactttaacttgtaaataagtgtagcctttgaaatcgttttgaaaaggaggtgtgaaaagcattttgaattttgaattgattgtgagcaagcagttaagagctacctaccctaagtttgatgtctttcttgttcttttcctttcgctaagggaaagagactatccGCACCATTAGTTtgtgggaagtcctttcattggatgtaagtgacatcgagggtcatcgcgTAGTCataggactatccataccataaggagggtaggaagtATATGCATTGGatgagaatagtcataaaggcaactagttaggataccttagcattcggagGGACCACCATCATTTAATCGAAGCgtcatcgagggacgagatcattttatcgtaggcaactcgaagggactatgatctttgttccgagggactatgatgatctATAATCGTAGGCAGcgggctaaggtatccctacgctcgagggacttgactattttacgAAAGGCAACGAAagagagggttaccctaaaggtgggtgtatgcagcaatcacgtgggttagattcagatatttatcttgcatTAGGTGAActatattcaattaattattttgtCACTaatgataggaaaatagcaagt encodes:
- the LOC131659328 gene encoding uncharacterized protein LOC131659328 produces the protein MMVKVLELVKQFRDMSLVCEVTPKSVRLGMLKINNDFLDSIKEAQKLDVKLVDSMVGIDQYENNDFKLDAQGVLRFRNQICILDDMDIKRAILEEGHRRLMQPLEVPEWKWDSILMDFVTGLPNTSRGHDSIWVIVDRLTKLAHFIPINITYPVSNLAEIYTNVIVKLHGVPLCIVLDKDLRFTSDF